A region from the Tigriopus californicus strain San Diego chromosome 9, Tcal_SD_v2.1, whole genome shotgun sequence genome encodes:
- the LOC131886336 gene encoding uncharacterized protein LOC131886336, with the protein MSETADLPAKDSEGSFLDQIPSKTPNHEKEDEQQLSLAFFLTIHTLMVIAAYVMLLGNLYPTTSLTFVSILIVFTHLSVVEMLLRGLKKQVFSQIAPWFCLSLLDEIVIIGMGSSHLSHSLEEVDGSFGQFMREKGALFVIGLVLFGLRVVTWIKMLLSCIHYKYQKL; encoded by the exons atgagtgaaactgCTGACTTGCCTGCCAAGGATTCTGAGGGGTCATTTTTAGACCAAATCCCCTCCAAGACCCCAAATCACGAGAAGGAGGATGAGCAACAA TTATCCTTGGCTTTTTTCCTAACTATACACACCCTCATGGTAATCGCTGCCTACGTCATGCTACTCGGAAACCTCTACCCAACGACTTCCCTGACCTTCGTATCAATTCTAATTGTATTTACTCACCTGAGTGTGGTGGAAATGCTCCTAAGAGGCCTTAAGAAGCAGGTCTTTTCCCAGATCGCTCCCTGGTTTTGCCTCTCTCTCCTTGACGAGATCGTCATCATTGGGATGGGATCGTCTCATTTGTCACATTCTTTGGAGGAAGTCGACGGAAGCTTTGGCCAATTCATGCGAGAAAAGGGGGCACTCTTTGTCATTGGATTGGTGCTTTTTG GCTTACGTGTTGTCACTTGGATTAAAATGCTTCTCAGTTGCATCCACTATAAATACCAGAAGTTATGA